In Arcobacter ellisii, a genomic segment contains:
- a CDS encoding SH3 domain-containing protein, with protein MKKISLILLGFVTVINLYAEEQNLQNMDKLDALDQQSKEFFKAITGLEKDYLEEQVNAIKNKKVEQNINPNIPNQPQVIIKEEPKLSQEDYEKNVFTHQNEMARLTTDFTRTKKLKDLKIKSMYSFNGKDYVVLELIDETATSKQNGLTKTELSANIEGRYVEGDSILGHKIIDINTRTKSVELYKKLDEEYGYTIYLSNYGISVSDLKKIEVNEETKKDEKENKSVKKVFEQVKTEQKTTNNKDKSCYIVNKQNLNVRNNTSSDAKILRILKLDDKFTIKEKNNDWLQIDTIYKKVSGDVMDVSNQNNWVQLAEENVSLSDNCK; from the coding sequence ATGAAAAAAATAAGTTTGATTTTATTAGGATTTGTTACAGTGATAAATCTTTATGCAGAGGAACAAAATTTACAGAATATGGATAAATTAGATGCTTTAGATCAACAATCTAAAGAGTTTTTTAAAGCTATAACTGGACTTGAAAAAGATTATTTAGAAGAACAAGTTAATGCTATAAAAAATAAAAAAGTAGAACAAAATATAAATCCAAATATTCCAAATCAACCTCAAGTAATTATAAAAGAAGAACCAAAATTATCTCAAGAAGATTATGAAAAAAATGTATTTACACACCAAAATGAGATGGCTAGATTAACAACTGATTTTACTAGAACAAAAAAATTAAAAGATTTAAAAATCAAAAGTATGTACTCTTTTAATGGAAAAGATTATGTTGTTTTAGAATTGATTGATGAAACAGCTACAAGTAAACAAAATGGTTTGACAAAAACAGAGTTAAGTGCAAATATTGAAGGAAGATATGTTGAAGGTGATAGTATCTTAGGACATAAAATTATTGATATTAATACAAGAACAAAAAGTGTTGAATTATATAAAAAACTTGATGAAGAGTACGGATATACAATCTATTTAAGTAATTATGGAATCTCTGTTAGCGACTTAAAGAAAATAGAAGTAAATGAAGAAACTAAGAAAGATGAAAAAGAAAATAAGAGTGTAAAAAAAGTTTTTGAACAAGTTAAAACTGAACAAAAAACTACAAATAATAAAGATAAGTCTTGTTACATTGTAAATAAACAAAATCTAAATGTAAGAAATAATACAAGTTCTGATGCAAAAATTTTAAGAATTTTAAAACTTGATGATAAATTTACAATAAAAGAAAAAAATAATGATTGGCTTCAAATAGATACAATTTATAAAAAAGTTTCAGGTGATGTAATGGATGTATCAAATCAAAATAATTGGGTTCAATTAGCAGAGGAAAATGTAAGTTTAAGTGATAATTGTAAATAG